CTCCACGTCCATTATACCCGATAGTCTTATGATAAGTCAACTTATTGAGTTTATGTCTCTTAAGGTCAACACTTTTCACTTTAAGGTTAAGTGTTTCGtttatgtttctttgtttatctTATGACAAGTCAACCAATTAAGTTTAAGTCTgaagtattttatatattttatgctgtttattttgaatttttttttttttattaaaacgtTAAATAGATTAGGAGTTTTGAGATTCtcaatttagtattttatgtttttcaatagttcatttttctactttgatatttttaaaaagtttcttgtttattcttttcaattaaaatgtcaaataaatcaATGGATTCGCAAGTCAAGTAGGATTACTATCTATCACCGTCGGTCGCAGTGTCCCGCTTCGGAACCACGGACACCGTGCCATGCGACGTATGCGTGTCCGCGTCGGAAACGGAGAAGCGCTTAATGGTTACCGTATCTAAGCCTCATATATTACTATGGCAACAAAGCCTCTCAGTTCGTTCTAAGTTCACCCCCGCACTACCGAACATAAGGAAAATTTGCTACCAATAATCATCAGTAAACTACTtaaagagataaagaaaaaatctaatccaaaacaatatattgataaatctttctatatatattacTCATCTTGCTTGAGTGGACCTCAAACTCTCATAGAACCCTAACAATTAGTTATATTCAATTGTATAAACCAATGTTGTGCAGAAAAATTGTCTTTTTGGCAGGTAATATATGTGGAAgtttaatattatcttattaagATTAATAATTAGGTTTATATTCATTATCAAATTCTTTTCATGCAAGAAACTAATCGAAGCCATCAATTTTGAACCGGAACCTTTATTTGTTCACATGGTTGGAGTTGAGAACTGCACAGAGACTTGATCTCAAAAAATGAGAAAAGTAAACAAAATCACATTAGAaaggtgttttttttcttcaatgttgtATTGTCTTTTCAATAATAGCTATAAACTTTAACGATCAATGCCTTCAATTTTGTCTTCCACCTCCGAATACAACTGCCTGAGCTTCTCGATATTCTCTTCTGCAGTTTCCCAGTAACCACGTCCATTGGCTTCCAAGAATGTCTGCACCAGCTTCCTGAAGGAGTTTGGATTAGTGTTCATGAGCTTGTTCAGCATTTGCTCATCTTGAATGAAAGTTGTGTTGGCTTCTTCGTACACCCAGTTGTCAACTTGGCCTGAAGTTGCACTCCATCCCACTGTATTGGTTAGTCTCTTCTCAATCTCACGAACACCTTCATACCCAGTAGACAACATGCCTTCATACCACTTTGGGTTCAACAGTTTGGTTCTTGCGTCAAGTCTAACTGTCTCAGAAAGTGTGCGAACCTGAAAGCATTATGTATCCAGAAGGTCATTTTACAAATTCTTTGTTGAACTGTGTaagtttattttacttaatagagaagcttaattaattttacttctCCTGTAGGTATTTCTTGCACAGTTTATCCAAATAAGCCAGAGTCAATGAGATCTGAAGATATTTTCTATAGTTTGGAGAAATGTCAAAACCAAGTTTGAAAATAGGAGATTCAATGGAACAATTTATACCTGAGCATTGGCTGTAGTTGTATCGGCAATGTATGCACTGGGCTTCTTCCCATCTTTCCTTAGATTTTGAACCAGATTAGTTGGATCAGAGTCAAAGTAATGACTAACATCAGTGAGGGAAATTTCTGATGAATCAAGGTTTTGGAATGTGGCATCTGCTGTGCTGAGAGCCATCtcaaaaacttttcttttctcagtCATGCCAGCACCAGGGGCATCACAATCAAAGGCAAAAGACTTTCTGCTAAGATACATGTCCTGAAGCTGCTTCTCATCATTCCATGAGGAATTCTCCACAGCCAGGTTTATGTTTGAGGAGTAGGAGCCGGAGGCATTGGAGAAGATCCTTGTTGCTGCCTCTCGAACTTCAACTCCAAGGGCTTGAGCTTGTTCTAACGCATGCTTTCTTACATAGTTTTGCTCTGCTGGTTCATCTAATTCAGCAACCATTTTCACTGCTCTGTCTAGAAGGTTCATCTGAGTAAtgaatagataaataaataaatgagcaACCAAAGCAATGTAGCAACAAACagcctaataaaataaatataacaaagttCTTGTGTAAACTTTTAACTCGATCGTCATCAGGGTTTTTGATGCAGCAACCTCACGCTTTCAATTCTTTGACGGATACTAATTATCGAGATGTGAGAAAAAAGTTGGAACTCGGAAATATTTCCTATAATATGACTCTTCAAGCAATcgttttaaaatatgaatagtGCAACTGCAAGTTGCAATTCTGAACAAATAATGACAATATTTCACAAAATGATGTAACACGAGGAATACTAAATTGGTCTAAACCCCCATTAATGGAAAAACAGCAAGAGAAGTAATACCTGATTGATGAAAAGGTCTCTAAACACTCCTGAGCAGTTAACAACAACATCAATCCTAGGCCTTCCAAGCTCTTCAAGGCTTACAGGTTCCACCCGATTTACCCGACCAAGGGTATCAGCCACCGGCATCACACCAATCATCCACAAGACTTGAGCCAGTGATTCAccatatgttttaatattatcagTTCCCCACAATACAAGGGCAATTGTCTCGGGATATTTTCCACCATTCTCAACTTTCTGCCTCTCAATCAACCTATCTACCACTATTTTAGCACTCTGCATTGCAGCAGTTGTAGGAATAGCTTGTGGGTCCAAGGCATGGATATTCTTTCCCGTTGGCAAAACTTTAGGATTTCTGATTGGGTCACCACCAGGCCCTGGCTCCACATATTTACCTTCCAAGGCTTGCTTTAAACTTCCCACTTCATTATCAGCCACAACCAACTTCAAGCATTCTCCCAGGAACATAAACAAGATTCTAAGTTTTTCCCTATCAGCTCGGTAAAATTTGGTGTTTGACAAGTACTGAATCCATGGCTCATTTATGCCAAATCCAAGGATTGAGGTAAGCTTATCAGCTACATCAACAACTTGACCCTTACTATTGGTAGTGCGCTCCACAAAGGCAGTAATTGCTCCACGTGACGCCTCTGTTATTTGCCTAAGAAGTTCTACATCCTTCAATATTCCTTTGTTACTTCCTCTGTACACATCTTCTATATCTCTTCCAACAGTTTCAGCTAATATTGATGGAAGAGAAGAAATATTATCTTCAGGACGATCAAGTGCAGCAATGTTCACCAGTGTAGCAACTGCTTCCAAAGCTGAGGGAGGCTCTCCAATGACATGAAGCCCACAAGGTAGCAGACGAGACTCGATCTCCATGATCTTGGAATACACCTTTCCAACCACCAGATCACGCTCTTTAGGTGGGATCTCCTCACCCTCATCTGGTAGTGTCACATCTTTGTCAAGATTACACTGTTTAGCTGTGCTGATAATTGAACTCACAATTTGTGCCCCACGGCCGGTGTCTTTGAGGGACTGATATGAGGAGATGAGCTCACTTAACTGCTTAAGACCTTTGTACAGTCCAGCATTTTCCGCTGGAGGAGTCAGATAGCTAATGGTGTTTGCATAACTTCTGCGCTTGGCTATGGTGGCCTCAGAAGGGTTGTTTGCAGCATAGTAATACACATTTGGAATATTACCAATTAGACTGTCAGGATAACAGACATCACTCATCCCCACCTGTTTTCCAGGCATGAATTCAAGGGAACCATGCGTACCAAAATGAAGCACAGCATCAGCTTTGAAGATTTTCTCAACAAATGAATAAAATGCTGCAAATCCATGATGAGGGCTGGCAGATTTGGAGAAAAGCAGCCTCATTGGATCCCCTTCATAGCCAAATGTAGGCTGAACACCTATGAAGACATTACCGTATTGTTTCCCATATACCAACAGATTTTCTCCATCTGCATTCAGATTGCCAGGGGGTTTCCCCCAATTCTCTTCCAGTGCCGTGGAATAAGGAGTCAAATTTTGGTACTCTCGGACGCTCATTTTGTAAGCAACGTTCAAATTTGGACTGCTGAATTGAGCTTCTTTGTCATGAATTACGTCTTCAATCAAAGCTTCTGGAGTCTCTGGAAGGCCGTCAACATTATAACCATCTTGTTTTAGTTCTTTCATAACTGAGTATATGGAGGCAAAGACATTCAGATAGGCAGCagttcccacatttcctttgtcCGGAGGGAAACTGAAGACGGTGATTGctagtttcttctcttcctgCATGGATGCGATTAATTTAGCAAATTCCATTAACAAAAGTCAACTGTTCAAAGAGGATAGATGAGAAAATGGTGCAAATTCAAAATGCTAATGAATGTAAGAAAGTAATACTTCAGTTCACTGCATACAGATGGATTACAGTACAACCAAGATCGAAGACAATAAGATGGGGGAATTTTTCGgcactaaataaaaaaataaaaatcatacatGAATAAATTAACATTGTTCCACGGTGTagttttgagaagaaaaaacttcttttatttcCTACTATTCATGTTCTTCTATTCAAAAAGGAAAAGGGATAGAGAGAGAGCTAACAAGGTTGAAACTTGAAACATGTAACTCGCAAATCCAgaccaaaataaatatagacTTAAATAGAATGTCTTTTACTGTAAAAAGACACTGAACTATGCTTTCAAAGAACAGAGTTTTCAAGCAGACATTACATGCAAGTCATTTCTCCTTTGAGTaaatgtcaaatgaaaatccttttTCTAAGGAATTATCTTCTTATTCATCGAAATTAACTTTATAACTTATAcagagaaaatataaagaaaagcCATATTGGGTATCAGCTTAAATCTTTCCTAGATTATTTCCATAATgaatatttattcaaacaaataaaagaaaagggctTACTGTAATTTTTCTGAACTTTTCTCCGATTTCTTATTCTAATTCCTACTATAAATTTTGACAAATCAACACTCTTTTTAGTCTATCGACTTGTCATGTCATCAAAAAGTCTTGCAGGATTCTCAGGTGTAATTTGTTATATAAACTATGCTTCTAATCTCATATGTTCAGACAAGTTAATGACATCAAACTAGTTGatgagaaagtaaaaagtaCACATGGTTATTCCGTCAAACTCCTTGATGACATGGCAAGTCACCAGGCTGCCAAAATCACTATTATGTCATTAATGGATATTGTTACTTGATAGCAAGGAATACATCTGGTAACAGAAAAAAGCTCTGGACTTTGACTAGTCGAAATTCAAATTAGGGGATAAAAACAGAAATCTGAAAAAATTTAGGGACAAAATAGATACTAAACCATGAGTATGCGTGTGTGAATTGGTTTGTTGTCATTAGACCTTTAATGGTACAATTTTAGGATTATTGCTCGCGAAATTGCAAAATATGTAGCAGGCTTGGTTAAAGTCCGACTTAAACTGGGTATACATAcatacagagagagagagagagagagagagagagagagagagagagattcaAAAAGTGGCAAATAcctttgattttcttttcaattcagcCCATCTGATTGCCCTGATGCAGAGTTGCTCCACTCTCTTATGAAGAGCGTGAGATTTTCCTGAAATTACACCAATTAATCAAGAAACAACAGATAAAATCtgcaaaatgataaattttgaatatctcTAGTGATTCCAATATCATGCTTTTATggaaatgttaatttattagttctgaaaagaaaattatcctAGATTCCTATCTAAAgattaaaacataaaacttaATACATCTGTATCATAACAGTCATCACGAAAAGTTAAAAGTGGGTTGTAAAGAAAAGAGATCACGGTTACCTGTTTTAGGATCTCGACCAGCAAAAACAATTGGCTCCATGCCTCCATCTAGCTCAGGCAGAGCAACTTGAAGAGCAACCTGTATTGGATGCAGACCAAGAGTGCTGTTGAGCCATTCTTCTGTTGTCTGAAACACCAGTGGCAGGGCAACAATGTAAGGCACATCAAGTTTCATCAAAGCCTCAACTGCCCTTGGATGGTCCTGTCTTGCTGGCCCTCCGACAAGAGCAAAGCCAGTGAGGGATACTACAGAATTCACAAACGGTTTCTTCGTAATTGGATCAATGAAGAATTTCTCCACTGGCCCTGAAAAGTCAAGTCCACCAGCAAAAATGGGAATGACCTTAGCCCCTCTAGCTTCCAGCTCCATGATCACAGCCACATAGTGTCCATCATCACCAGTCACGATATGACTCCTTTGCAAAACCAAACCAATGACAGGTGCATTCGAAGACTTCAGCTTCTCATTTGCATCCCTTCTAGTACCATACCAATTCAAATACTCCTTCACATCATCGTACATACAAGGAGCCAAAGGGTGCCAAATTCCATTGTCCAAGTACAAAACCGGCTCAGAATACTCGATCTTTGTACCTTTCAGTGCTGGAATATAAGATCCACTAATCATTTTCAGGAAGTTCTGCAAGTTATCAGGAGATCCTCCAAGCCAAAATTGTAGACTCAGTATATAGAGCCTGGCGTCCTGAGCTTTATCACTTGGCAAATACTTCAAAACCTTTGGCAATGTCCTCACAAGCTTCAACATGCTGTCGGCAAAGCCAGCAGACTGAGGCTTCTTTCTCTTGAAGAGCTGGAAAAAGGGGCTCTTAGATTGCCCAAGCTGTGACATGCTGAAGGAACCCAATTTGTTAAGCCTCATCACTTCAGGCATTGATGGAAACACCAAAACTGCATCAAGCCTGTCCCTTTCTTTCTCCACTGCAGCTTTGATCTTGAGAGCAAGCTCCTCCACAAAAACCAAAGACCCAATGAAGACGTTAGCATCCTCCAAGTCCTTGCAGAAAGTCTCATACGTTGAAGCGTCTCGAAGCTCCTCAACCAAGTAACCCACAACCTCAAAGGAAGCATGTTTCCTTTTACTGTTGAGAGCCAGGACTGCAGCAGTGAGAGATGATTGATACTGGGCCTCAAGGACCACATACACAATTTTAACCGTTGGCAAGTTTTGGTCATTCTCTGGGACAATTCTACGAACTTCTGGGCTGGTTTGGGTGAATAGACCATTGCCAACGGCAGCGCATTTCACTCTCAGAGAGGATTTTGAGCTACCATTATAACCAGCCTTCTTGGGAAggaaagaatgaagaaaaagacGCTTTTGGGCAAGAGAATGAAGCTGGTCAGGTTTAGAGCTTGGTAGAGTAAACGGTGAAGATACTAAAGAAGCCATTGATGATCAAGTTAAGTAAGTAGAAAACAGCCAATTTCTCTTACAACAAACTGAAGACTAGAGAAGGGAAAGGAACACAAGTAAAGCAAAGAGAAAATTGCTTTGAAAGAAAAACTCAGGGCACTGAGGAGCTTGTTCTGTTCTGCTCCCAAAGTTATGCACCCATTTCAAAGGTGTGTTCTTTCTCTTATGTGGGTTTTTGGAACCATGAGCAAGTGTTGGattttatgtgttttgtgtGGATGaaactgaaagaaaaataagaagcaGAGAATTGAAACAATTAGTAATTTCAGTTAGTGGTGAGAGCTAAGACCACGTGGCCCAATGGATTGTTTGtaggaattaaaaaattttgagcTTTTTTAGAGTTACAGTGTTAATGTAAGAGAGTGACAAGGTGGATGACACGTCCATGTTTACACTATCTGTTAGTAAGATTGCTATATCTCTCTATCTGTTGGGTTCTCATGCGATGGAGTCTCTTGAAATCTGATTGGTGGAAGTGGATTTCCTCAAAAGTGGTCgtagaggagagagaaaaggagtgaatatctgatgatgatgatgaggatgagaGAGAAAGTTTGAGATTTTTTCTTCGGAAGAGGTGGAAGGACTTTTAGCTTCCATACAGATTCTTTCCTTTTAGAATTTGTGTTCCACATTGAAAAGCGTCAGTAGTGTGTACTTTGTCTTACGTTTGCATTAAACTTACCACAGATCCATTGTGttgcttctctctctctttttcttgtaATTCAAATTACGATTTTTATGTTAACATTGTAATCATGTTTTAAGCGTACAACAAGTgctaaaaaatatcttaaaatggtgagaaaaacaataaatgagaTACGAGATTcccaaattttgatttataataagtaaaaatgtcacatgataaaataaatttaatatatataaatataacttgtTTCTTATAAATCATAttctgaaattgaaattgaggtaaatttaaaatttattttttaatataatattagagttaagattaaaa
The sequence above is drawn from the Vigna radiata var. radiata cultivar VC1973A chromosome 3, Vradiata_ver6, whole genome shotgun sequence genome and encodes:
- the LOC106757567 gene encoding magnesium-chelatase subunit ChlH, chloroplastic, which translates into the protein MASLVSSPFTLPSSKPDQLHSLAQKRLFLHSFLPKKAGYNGSSKSSLRVKCAAVGNGLFTQTSPEVRRIVPENDQNLPTVKIVYVVLEAQYQSSLTAAVLALNSKRKHASFEVVGYLVEELRDASTYETFCKDLEDANVFIGSLVFVEELALKIKAAVEKERDRLDAVLVFPSMPEVMRLNKLGSFSMSQLGQSKSPFFQLFKRKKPQSAGFADSMLKLVRTLPKVLKYLPSDKAQDARLYILSLQFWLGGSPDNLQNFLKMISGSYIPALKGTKIEYSEPVLYLDNGIWHPLAPCMYDDVKEYLNWYGTRRDANEKLKSSNAPVIGLVLQRSHIVTGDDGHYVAVIMELEARGAKVIPIFAGGLDFSGPVEKFFIDPITKKPFVNSVVSLTGFALVGGPARQDHPRAVEALMKLDVPYIVALPLVFQTTEEWLNSTLGLHPIQVALQVALPELDGGMEPIVFAGRDPKTGKSHALHKRVEQLCIRAIRWAELKRKSKEEKKLAITVFSFPPDKGNVGTAAYLNVFASIYSVMKELKQDGYNVDGLPETPEALIEDVIHDKEAQFSSPNLNVAYKMSVREYQNLTPYSTALEENWGKPPGNLNADGENLLVYGKQYGNVFIGVQPTFGYEGDPMRLLFSKSASPHHGFAAFYSFVEKIFKADAVLHFGTHGSLEFMPGKQVGMSDVCYPDSLIGNIPNVYYYAANNPSEATIAKRRSYANTISYLTPPAENAGLYKGLKQLSELISSYQSLKDTGRGAQIVSSIISTAKQCNLDKDVTLPDEGEEIPPKERDLVVGKVYSKIMEIESRLLPCGLHVIGEPPSALEAVATLVNIAALDRPEDNISSLPSILAETVGRDIEDVYRGSNKGILKDVELLRQITEASRGAITAFVERTTNSKGQVVDVADKLTSILGFGINEPWIQYLSNTKFYRADREKLRILFMFLGECLKLVVADNEVGSLKQALEGKYVEPGPGGDPIRNPKVLPTGKNIHALDPQAIPTTAAMQSAKIVVDRLIERQKVENGGKYPETIALVLWGTDNIKTYGESLAQVLWMIGVMPVADTLGRVNRVEPVSLEELGRPRIDVVVNCSGVFRDLFINQMNLLDRAVKMVAELDEPAEQNYVRKHALEQAQALGVEVREAATRIFSNASGSYSSNINLAVENSSWNDEKQLQDMYLSRKSFAFDCDAPGAGMTEKRKVFEMALSTADATFQNLDSSEISLTDVSHYFDSDPTNLVQNLRKDGKKPSAYIADTTTANAQVRTLSETVRLDARTKLLNPKWYEGMLSTGYEGVREIEKRLTNTVGWSATSGQVDNWVYEEANTTFIQDEQMLNKLMNTNPNSFRKLVQTFLEANGRGYWETAEENIEKLRQLYSEVEDKIEGIDR